The Thermus brockianus genome window below encodes:
- a CDS encoding phage tail assembly chaperone has translation MAKLRVLTKEERIRRAWAALRAERNRRLADADWIVVRAYERGEPVPEEWANYRQALRDLPGILTDEQVLAGDVPWPVRPDETTKEKIGGGAP, from the coding sequence ATGGCTAAACTTAGGGTTCTTACCAAGGAGGAGCGCATCCGCCGGGCGTGGGCCGCTTTGAGGGCCGAGCGGAACCGCCGCCTGGCAGATGCCGATTGGATCGTGGTTCGAGCTTATGAGCGCGGTGAGCCTGTGCCGGAGGAGTGGGCCAACTACCGGCAAGCATTGCGTGATTTGCCTGGCATCCTCACTGACGAGCAGGTACTGGCGGGAGATGTTCCCTGGCCTGTTCGTCCCGACGAAACCACAAAGGAGAAAATAGGAGGTGGCGCACCCTAA
- a CDS encoding murein hydrolase activator EnvC family protein: MDLNLVGTSGNEDYGYPVCSIAAGRVVHTGSHRVWGNVVLIEHPTLAQLLGLPYLATQYAHLAFVAVEEGDVVLAGEAIGSVGRGDPRAPFLAHLHFEVRRKPLPPDYWPGMNRKAIEEGYLDPVAFLATQAESEHRYWFPAGTLYSPKGRWTTQKAVVVNLSKLDLAQVRLNEPVSL; this comes from the coding sequence GTGGACCTAAACCTAGTGGGTACCAGCGGCAATGAGGACTATGGCTACCCCGTCTGCTCCATTGCGGCGGGCCGGGTGGTCCACACCGGGAGTCACAGAGTGTGGGGAAATGTCGTCCTCATTGAGCACCCCACCCTGGCCCAGCTCCTGGGGCTCCCGTACCTCGCCACCCAGTACGCCCATCTCGCCTTCGTCGCCGTGGAGGAGGGGGACGTGGTGCTGGCGGGAGAGGCCATCGGGAGCGTGGGGAGAGGGGACCCTCGAGCCCCCTTTCTCGCCCACCTGCACTTTGAGGTGCGGCGGAAACCTCTTCCACCGGACTACTGGCCCGGGATGAACCGCAAGGCCATCGAGGAGGGCTATCTGGACCCCGTGGCGTTCTTGGCTACTCAAGCTGAATCCGAGCACCGCTACTGGTTCCCGGCGGGGACGTTGTACTCTCCCAAGGGGCGCTGGACCACACAGAAGGCCGTGGTGGTGAACCTCTCCAAACTAGACCTCGCCCAGGTGCGGCTGAACGAGCCCGTGAGCCTGTAG